The following are encoded together in the Humulus lupulus chromosome 5, drHumLupu1.1, whole genome shotgun sequence genome:
- the LOC133778505 gene encoding E4 SUMO-protein ligase PIAL2-like isoform X2: MGTRMGCPSSSRLATILKPGQHVDSGELFFLCLSLARGIDFAVANSEKTTRSHDLSTLVKQICEQKSYISLQAMIMVVMISVKNACKVGWFSEKETKELYSLANEIGMNFCSPGDINTAPSCLDSTVATVMTRFYPQLKIGHILVSLDVKPGNGIYAIDFQMLKNNAQSQEEKIGACVWLFLGPRFGLDNPASTLLDFDPRALETLQTCANMPVPRGLCVLHLFVAQVDNVETSACIITPQQVNFIVNGRGIKKRTNMYMDAGPQMPTNVTPLMKYGTNLLQAVGQFNGHYVIVFVFMRETKLCDIPVMSDYV, translated from the exons ATGGGAACTCGGATGGGTTGTCCATCGTCATCTCGGCTGGCCACCATTCTAAAGCCCGGACAACATGTAGACTCAGGCGAGCTCTTCTTTCTCTGCCTATCCCTCGCCAG GGGTATTGACTTTGCAGTTGCAAACAGTGAAAAAACAACTAGATCTCATGATTTATCTACATTGGTGAAGCAG ATATGTGAACAAAAAAGTTATATCTCCTTACAAGCTATGATTATGGTGGTAATGATTTCTGTAAAG AATGCTTGTAAAGTTGGATGGTTTTCTGAAAAGGAGACCAAGGAGCTTTATTCTCTAGCTAATGAG ATAGGGATGAACTTCTGCAGTCCAGGGGATATTAACACTGCACCTAGCTGTTTGGATTCTACCGTTGCAACAGTCATGACTAG GTTTTATCCACAGTTGAAGATCGGCCATATTCTTGTTTCTCTTGATGTCAAG CCTGGAAATGGGATCTACGCAATTGATTTCCAGATGTTGAAGAACAATGCGCAGTCTCAAGAGGAAAAGATT GGTGCATGTGTATGGCTTTTTCTTGGTCCAAGGTTTGGACTAGATAATCCTGCATCTACTTTACTTGATTTTGACCCCAGAGCTTTGGAGACCTTGCAAACGTGTGCCAATATGCCTGTACCACGAGGGCTCTGTGTCTTG CACTTATTTGTAGCGCAAGTTGATAATGTGGAGACATCTGCATGTATTATAACTCCTCAACAAGTAAA CTTCATTGTGAACGGAAGGGgaataaagaagagaactaataTGTATATG GATGCCGGCCCACAGATGCCAACTAATGTGACTCCGTTGATGAAATATGGAACAAATCTACTTCAAGCTGTGGGCCAGTTCAATG GTCACTACGTTATTGTTTTTGTCTTTATGAGAGAGACAAAATTATGTGACATTCCCGTCATGTCAGATTATGTTTAG
- the LOC133778505 gene encoding E4 SUMO-protein ligase PIAL2-like isoform X4, with translation MGTRMGCPSSSRLATILKPGQHVDSGELFFLCLSLARGIDFAVANSEKTTRSHDLSTLVKQICEQKSYISLQAMIMVVMISVKNACKVGWFSEKETKELYSLANEIGMNFCSPGDINTAPSCLDSTVATVMTRFYPQLKIGHILVSLDVKPGNGIYAIDFQMLKNNAQSQEEKIGACVWLFLGPRFGLDNPASTLLDFDPRALETLQTCANMPVPRGLCVLHLFVAQVDNVETSACIITPQQVNFIVNGRGIKKRTNMYMDAGPQMPTNVTPLMKYGTNLLQAVGQFNEAEDSFKKMLDLSRG, from the exons ATGGGAACTCGGATGGGTTGTCCATCGTCATCTCGGCTGGCCACCATTCTAAAGCCCGGACAACATGTAGACTCAGGCGAGCTCTTCTTTCTCTGCCTATCCCTCGCCAG GGGTATTGACTTTGCAGTTGCAAACAGTGAAAAAACAACTAGATCTCATGATTTATCTACATTGGTGAAGCAG ATATGTGAACAAAAAAGTTATATCTCCTTACAAGCTATGATTATGGTGGTAATGATTTCTGTAAAG AATGCTTGTAAAGTTGGATGGTTTTCTGAAAAGGAGACCAAGGAGCTTTATTCTCTAGCTAATGAG ATAGGGATGAACTTCTGCAGTCCAGGGGATATTAACACTGCACCTAGCTGTTTGGATTCTACCGTTGCAACAGTCATGACTAG GTTTTATCCACAGTTGAAGATCGGCCATATTCTTGTTTCTCTTGATGTCAAG CCTGGAAATGGGATCTACGCAATTGATTTCCAGATGTTGAAGAACAATGCGCAGTCTCAAGAGGAAAAGATT GGTGCATGTGTATGGCTTTTTCTTGGTCCAAGGTTTGGACTAGATAATCCTGCATCTACTTTACTTGATTTTGACCCCAGAGCTTTGGAGACCTTGCAAACGTGTGCCAATATGCCTGTACCACGAGGGCTCTGTGTCTTG CACTTATTTGTAGCGCAAGTTGATAATGTGGAGACATCTGCATGTATTATAACTCCTCAACAAGTAAA CTTCATTGTGAACGGAAGGGgaataaagaagagaactaataTGTATATG GATGCCGGCCCACAGATGCCAACTAATGTGACTCCGTTGATGAAATATGGAACAAATCTACTTCAAGCTGTGGGCCAGTTCAATG
- the LOC133778505 gene encoding E4 SUMO-protein ligase PIAL2-like isoform X3 encodes MGTRMGCPSSSRLATILKPGQHVDSGELFFLCLSLARGIDFAVANSEKTTRSHDLSTLVKQICEQKSYISLQAMIMVVMISVKNACKVGWFSEKETKELYSLANEIGMNFCSPGDINTAPSCLDSTVATVMTRFYPQLKIGHILVSLDVKPGNGIYAIDFQMLKNNAQSQEEKIGACVWLFLGPRFGLDNPASTLLDFDPRALETLQTCANMPVPRGLCVLHLFVAQVDNVETSACIITPQQVNFIVNGRGIKKRTNMYMDAGPQMPTNVTPLMKYGTNLLQAVGQFNGTPSYNCQASFKEIEVFSRLTSPPQ; translated from the exons ATGGGAACTCGGATGGGTTGTCCATCGTCATCTCGGCTGGCCACCATTCTAAAGCCCGGACAACATGTAGACTCAGGCGAGCTCTTCTTTCTCTGCCTATCCCTCGCCAG GGGTATTGACTTTGCAGTTGCAAACAGTGAAAAAACAACTAGATCTCATGATTTATCTACATTGGTGAAGCAG ATATGTGAACAAAAAAGTTATATCTCCTTACAAGCTATGATTATGGTGGTAATGATTTCTGTAAAG AATGCTTGTAAAGTTGGATGGTTTTCTGAAAAGGAGACCAAGGAGCTTTATTCTCTAGCTAATGAG ATAGGGATGAACTTCTGCAGTCCAGGGGATATTAACACTGCACCTAGCTGTTTGGATTCTACCGTTGCAACAGTCATGACTAG GTTTTATCCACAGTTGAAGATCGGCCATATTCTTGTTTCTCTTGATGTCAAG CCTGGAAATGGGATCTACGCAATTGATTTCCAGATGTTGAAGAACAATGCGCAGTCTCAAGAGGAAAAGATT GGTGCATGTGTATGGCTTTTTCTTGGTCCAAGGTTTGGACTAGATAATCCTGCATCTACTTTACTTGATTTTGACCCCAGAGCTTTGGAGACCTTGCAAACGTGTGCCAATATGCCTGTACCACGAGGGCTCTGTGTCTTG CACTTATTTGTAGCGCAAGTTGATAATGTGGAGACATCTGCATGTATTATAACTCCTCAACAAGTAAA CTTCATTGTGAACGGAAGGGgaataaagaagagaactaataTGTATATG GATGCCGGCCCACAGATGCCAACTAATGTGACTCCGTTGATGAAATATGGAACAAATCTACTTCAAGCTGTGGGCCAGTTCAATG
- the LOC133778505 gene encoding E4 SUMO-protein ligase PIAL2-like isoform X5 — translation MGTRMGCPSSSRLATILKPGQHVDSGELFFLCLSLARGIDFAVANSEKTTRSHDLSTLVKQICEQKSYISLQAMIMVVMISVKNACKVGWFSEKETKELYSLANEIGMNFCSPGDINTAPSCLDSTVATVMTRFYPQLKIGHILVSLDVKPGNGIYAIDFQMLKNNAQSQEEKIGACVWLFLGPRFGLDNPASTLLDFDPRALETLQTCANMPVPRGLCVLHLFVAQVDNVETSACIITPQQVNFIVNGRGIKKRTNMYMDAGPQMPTNVTPLMKYGTNLLQAVGQFNAKPFCSGVSGQEDC, via the exons ATGGGAACTCGGATGGGTTGTCCATCGTCATCTCGGCTGGCCACCATTCTAAAGCCCGGACAACATGTAGACTCAGGCGAGCTCTTCTTTCTCTGCCTATCCCTCGCCAG GGGTATTGACTTTGCAGTTGCAAACAGTGAAAAAACAACTAGATCTCATGATTTATCTACATTGGTGAAGCAG ATATGTGAACAAAAAAGTTATATCTCCTTACAAGCTATGATTATGGTGGTAATGATTTCTGTAAAG AATGCTTGTAAAGTTGGATGGTTTTCTGAAAAGGAGACCAAGGAGCTTTATTCTCTAGCTAATGAG ATAGGGATGAACTTCTGCAGTCCAGGGGATATTAACACTGCACCTAGCTGTTTGGATTCTACCGTTGCAACAGTCATGACTAG GTTTTATCCACAGTTGAAGATCGGCCATATTCTTGTTTCTCTTGATGTCAAG CCTGGAAATGGGATCTACGCAATTGATTTCCAGATGTTGAAGAACAATGCGCAGTCTCAAGAGGAAAAGATT GGTGCATGTGTATGGCTTTTTCTTGGTCCAAGGTTTGGACTAGATAATCCTGCATCTACTTTACTTGATTTTGACCCCAGAGCTTTGGAGACCTTGCAAACGTGTGCCAATATGCCTGTACCACGAGGGCTCTGTGTCTTG CACTTATTTGTAGCGCAAGTTGATAATGTGGAGACATCTGCATGTATTATAACTCCTCAACAAGTAAA CTTCATTGTGAACGGAAGGGgaataaagaagagaactaataTGTATATG GATGCCGGCCCACAGATGCCAACTAATGTGACTCCGTTGATGAAATATGGAACAAATCTACTTCAAGCTGTGGGCCAGTTCAATG
- the LOC133778505 gene encoding E4 SUMO-protein ligase PIAL2-like isoform X8 — protein MGTRMGCPSSSRLATILKPGQHVDSGELFFLCLSLARGIDFAVANSEKTTRSHDLSTLVKQICEQKSYISLQAMIMVVMISVKNACKVGWFSEKETKELYSLANEIGMNFCSPGDINTAPSCLDSTVATVMTRFYPQLKIGHILVSLDVKPGNGIYAIDFQMLKNNAQSQEEKIGACVWLFLGPRFGLDNPASTLLDFDPRALETLQTCANMPVPRGLCVLHLFVAQVDNVETSACIITPQQVNFIVNGRGIKKRTNMYMDAGPQMPTNVTPLMKYGTNLLQAVGQFNGM, from the exons ATGGGAACTCGGATGGGTTGTCCATCGTCATCTCGGCTGGCCACCATTCTAAAGCCCGGACAACATGTAGACTCAGGCGAGCTCTTCTTTCTCTGCCTATCCCTCGCCAG GGGTATTGACTTTGCAGTTGCAAACAGTGAAAAAACAACTAGATCTCATGATTTATCTACATTGGTGAAGCAG ATATGTGAACAAAAAAGTTATATCTCCTTACAAGCTATGATTATGGTGGTAATGATTTCTGTAAAG AATGCTTGTAAAGTTGGATGGTTTTCTGAAAAGGAGACCAAGGAGCTTTATTCTCTAGCTAATGAG ATAGGGATGAACTTCTGCAGTCCAGGGGATATTAACACTGCACCTAGCTGTTTGGATTCTACCGTTGCAACAGTCATGACTAG GTTTTATCCACAGTTGAAGATCGGCCATATTCTTGTTTCTCTTGATGTCAAG CCTGGAAATGGGATCTACGCAATTGATTTCCAGATGTTGAAGAACAATGCGCAGTCTCAAGAGGAAAAGATT GGTGCATGTGTATGGCTTTTTCTTGGTCCAAGGTTTGGACTAGATAATCCTGCATCTACTTTACTTGATTTTGACCCCAGAGCTTTGGAGACCTTGCAAACGTGTGCCAATATGCCTGTACCACGAGGGCTCTGTGTCTTG CACTTATTTGTAGCGCAAGTTGATAATGTGGAGACATCTGCATGTATTATAACTCCTCAACAAGTAAA CTTCATTGTGAACGGAAGGGgaataaagaagagaactaataTGTATATG GATGCCGGCCCACAGATGCCAACTAATGTGACTCCGTTGATGAAATATGGAACAAATCTACTTCAAGCTGTGGGCCAGTTCAATG
- the LOC133778505 gene encoding E4 SUMO-protein ligase PIAL2-like isoform X7, translating to MGTRMGCPSSSRLATILKPGQHVDSGELFFLCLSLARGIDFAVANSEKTTRSHDLSTLVKQICEQKSYISLQAMIMVVMISVKNACKVGWFSEKETKELYSLANEIGMNFCSPGDINTAPSCLDSTVATVMTRFYPQLKIGHILVSLDVKPGNGIYAIDFQMLKNNAQSQEEKIGACVWLFLGPRFGLDNPASTLLDFDPRALETLQTCANMPVPRGLCVLHLFVAQVDNVETSACIITPQQVNFIVNGRGIKKRTNMYMDAGPQMPTNVTPLMKYGTNLLQAVGQFNENLRLE from the exons ATGGGAACTCGGATGGGTTGTCCATCGTCATCTCGGCTGGCCACCATTCTAAAGCCCGGACAACATGTAGACTCAGGCGAGCTCTTCTTTCTCTGCCTATCCCTCGCCAG GGGTATTGACTTTGCAGTTGCAAACAGTGAAAAAACAACTAGATCTCATGATTTATCTACATTGGTGAAGCAG ATATGTGAACAAAAAAGTTATATCTCCTTACAAGCTATGATTATGGTGGTAATGATTTCTGTAAAG AATGCTTGTAAAGTTGGATGGTTTTCTGAAAAGGAGACCAAGGAGCTTTATTCTCTAGCTAATGAG ATAGGGATGAACTTCTGCAGTCCAGGGGATATTAACACTGCACCTAGCTGTTTGGATTCTACCGTTGCAACAGTCATGACTAG GTTTTATCCACAGTTGAAGATCGGCCATATTCTTGTTTCTCTTGATGTCAAG CCTGGAAATGGGATCTACGCAATTGATTTCCAGATGTTGAAGAACAATGCGCAGTCTCAAGAGGAAAAGATT GGTGCATGTGTATGGCTTTTTCTTGGTCCAAGGTTTGGACTAGATAATCCTGCATCTACTTTACTTGATTTTGACCCCAGAGCTTTGGAGACCTTGCAAACGTGTGCCAATATGCCTGTACCACGAGGGCTCTGTGTCTTG CACTTATTTGTAGCGCAAGTTGATAATGTGGAGACATCTGCATGTATTATAACTCCTCAACAAGTAAA CTTCATTGTGAACGGAAGGGgaataaagaagagaactaataTGTATATG GATGCCGGCCCACAGATGCCAACTAATGTGACTCCGTTGATGAAATATGGAACAAATCTACTTCAAGCTGTGGGCCAGTTCAATG
- the LOC133778505 gene encoding E4 SUMO-protein ligase PIAL2-like isoform X6 gives MGTRMGCPSSSRLATILKPGQHVDSGELFFLCLSLARGIDFAVANSEKTTRSHDLSTLVKQICEQKSYISLQAMIMVVMISVKNACKVGWFSEKETKELYSLANEIGMNFCSPGDINTAPSCLDSTVATVMTRFYPQLKIGHILVSLDVKPGNGIYAIDFQMLKNNAQSQEEKIGACVWLFLGPRFGLDNPASTLLDFDPRALETLQTCANMPVPRGLCVLHLFVAQVDNVETSACIITPQQVNFIVNGRGIKKRTNMYMDAGPQMPTNVTPLMKYGTNLLQAVGQFNDCIMYTENLRLE, from the exons ATGGGAACTCGGATGGGTTGTCCATCGTCATCTCGGCTGGCCACCATTCTAAAGCCCGGACAACATGTAGACTCAGGCGAGCTCTTCTTTCTCTGCCTATCCCTCGCCAG GGGTATTGACTTTGCAGTTGCAAACAGTGAAAAAACAACTAGATCTCATGATTTATCTACATTGGTGAAGCAG ATATGTGAACAAAAAAGTTATATCTCCTTACAAGCTATGATTATGGTGGTAATGATTTCTGTAAAG AATGCTTGTAAAGTTGGATGGTTTTCTGAAAAGGAGACCAAGGAGCTTTATTCTCTAGCTAATGAG ATAGGGATGAACTTCTGCAGTCCAGGGGATATTAACACTGCACCTAGCTGTTTGGATTCTACCGTTGCAACAGTCATGACTAG GTTTTATCCACAGTTGAAGATCGGCCATATTCTTGTTTCTCTTGATGTCAAG CCTGGAAATGGGATCTACGCAATTGATTTCCAGATGTTGAAGAACAATGCGCAGTCTCAAGAGGAAAAGATT GGTGCATGTGTATGGCTTTTTCTTGGTCCAAGGTTTGGACTAGATAATCCTGCATCTACTTTACTTGATTTTGACCCCAGAGCTTTGGAGACCTTGCAAACGTGTGCCAATATGCCTGTACCACGAGGGCTCTGTGTCTTG CACTTATTTGTAGCGCAAGTTGATAATGTGGAGACATCTGCATGTATTATAACTCCTCAACAAGTAAA CTTCATTGTGAACGGAAGGGgaataaagaagagaactaataTGTATATG GATGCCGGCCCACAGATGCCAACTAATGTGACTCCGTTGATGAAATATGGAACAAATCTACTTCAAGCTGTGGGCCAGTTCAATG
- the LOC133778505 gene encoding E4 SUMO-protein ligase PIAL2-like isoform X10: MGTRMGCPSSSRLATILKPGQHVDSGELFFLCLSLARGIDFAVANSEKTTRSHDLSTLVKQICEQKSYISLQAMIMVVMISVKNACKVGWFSEKETKELYSLANEIGMNFCSPGDINTAPSCLDSTVATVMTRFYPQLKIGHILVSLDVKPGNGIYAIDFQMLKNNAQSQEEKIGACVWLFLGPRFGLDNPASTLLDFDPRALETLQTCANMPVPRGLCVLHLFVAQVDNVETSACIITPQQVNFIVNGRGIKKRTNMMPAHRCQLM; this comes from the exons ATGGGAACTCGGATGGGTTGTCCATCGTCATCTCGGCTGGCCACCATTCTAAAGCCCGGACAACATGTAGACTCAGGCGAGCTCTTCTTTCTCTGCCTATCCCTCGCCAG GGGTATTGACTTTGCAGTTGCAAACAGTGAAAAAACAACTAGATCTCATGATTTATCTACATTGGTGAAGCAG ATATGTGAACAAAAAAGTTATATCTCCTTACAAGCTATGATTATGGTGGTAATGATTTCTGTAAAG AATGCTTGTAAAGTTGGATGGTTTTCTGAAAAGGAGACCAAGGAGCTTTATTCTCTAGCTAATGAG ATAGGGATGAACTTCTGCAGTCCAGGGGATATTAACACTGCACCTAGCTGTTTGGATTCTACCGTTGCAACAGTCATGACTAG GTTTTATCCACAGTTGAAGATCGGCCATATTCTTGTTTCTCTTGATGTCAAG CCTGGAAATGGGATCTACGCAATTGATTTCCAGATGTTGAAGAACAATGCGCAGTCTCAAGAGGAAAAGATT GGTGCATGTGTATGGCTTTTTCTTGGTCCAAGGTTTGGACTAGATAATCCTGCATCTACTTTACTTGATTTTGACCCCAGAGCTTTGGAGACCTTGCAAACGTGTGCCAATATGCCTGTACCACGAGGGCTCTGTGTCTTG CACTTATTTGTAGCGCAAGTTGATAATGTGGAGACATCTGCATGTATTATAACTCCTCAACAAGTAAA CTTCATTGTGAACGGAAGGGgaataaagaagagaactaataT GATGCCGGCCCACAGATGCCAACTAATGTGA